The following are encoded together in the Arcobacter aquimarinus genome:
- a CDS encoding SH3 domain-containing protein — MKKISLILLGIFTTFNLYAQEQVSQEMKNMDKLDVLDRQSKDFFNAITGLEKDYLEEQVNAIKNKKMENPSNPNQPQVIVPQEATLSQEDYEKNVFTHQNEMARLTTDFTRTKKLKDLKIKSMYSFNGKDYAVLELIDETTTSNNSGVKTELSANIEGRYIEGDNILGHKIIDINTRTKSIELYKKLDEEYGYTIYLSNYGISVSDLKKIEKVNEKTESKKEESKIIPSSQNKVKDVFNQVSEKEVKVEKVKTDISNCLYTVRKEKLNVRNKPDLEGRILRVLKINDQFTINKKEKDWVQIDTIYKKISGDVMVVSKENNWVQIVDGNVTSPNNECK, encoded by the coding sequence ATGAAAAAAATAAGTTTGATTTTATTGGGAATTTTTACAACATTTAATCTTTATGCTCAAGAGCAAGTATCTCAAGAGATGAAAAATATGGATAAATTAGATGTTTTAGATAGACAATCCAAAGATTTTTTCAATGCAATAACTGGACTTGAAAAAGATTATTTAGAAGAACAAGTAAATGCTATAAAAAATAAAAAAATGGAGAATCCATCAAACCCAAATCAACCACAAGTGATTGTACCTCAAGAAGCAACGTTATCGCAAGAAGATTATGAAAAAAATGTTTTTACTCACCAAAATGAAATGGCAAGACTTACAACTGATTTTACAAGAACAAAAAAATTAAAAGATTTAAAAATCAAAAGTATGTACTCTTTTAATGGAAAAGATTATGCTGTTTTGGAATTAATAGATGAAACAACTACATCAAATAATAGTGGAGTTAAAACAGAATTAAGTGCAAATATAGAGGGAAGATATATTGAAGGTGATAATATTTTAGGGCATAAGATAATAGATATTAATACTAGAACAAAAAGTATAGAACTTTATAAAAAACTTGATGAAGAGTATGGATATACAATATATTTAAGTAATTATGGAATTTCTGTTAGTGATTTAAAAAAGATAGAAAAAGTAAATGAGAAAACAGAATCAAAAAAAGAAGAATCAAAAATAATACCTAGTTCTCAAAATAAAGTAAAAGATGTTTTTAATCAAGTATCTGAAAAAGAGGTAAAAGTAGAAAAAGTAAAAACAGATATTTCAAATTGTTTATACACAGTTAGAAAAGAAAAATTAAATGTAAGAAATAAACCTGATTTAGAAGGTAGAATTTTAAGAGTCTTAAAAATAAATGACCAATTTACAATAAATAAAAAAGAAAAAGATTGGGTTCAAATAGATACTATTTATAAAAAAATTTCTGGAGATGTAATGGTTGTTTCAAAAGAAAATAATTGGGTTCAAATAGTTGATGGAAATGTGACTTCTCCAAATAATGAGTGTAAATAG
- a CDS encoding GspE/PulE family protein: MIKKIVSTLKNVPKISFLNKDKKLHKKEKSEKIDFKKIIEKQKHSFLEFIGKTEDTDTHLSHIIEDMIKDKFQLKGGYGDLIANEAKYAEFVRSLGYEYYATYSDLSKYYQDTSFQLDEKKLEFCTTMYIITLEDKKSKNKVLGIRDVVNLDFEILSKFYFTKIVVLGEGVLSSVFGEDREIIFSSNSDTENDEEINKYFDKMMGQAILLGASDIHIQKTSRYASLWFRIDGIKVDMGTMPITIAKTLKRRLVTMADQEDSDYESINGVINYEYGKKNIKFRLGLINSKLNFSLVMRMIGGRGVVSHNLSGLNYPEETIRILSNLTKYANGMILITGQVGSGKTHLMYALLQQLAKQQQYVITIEDPVEYVDESFFQIDLSEFASASEEFKYGYPEAVVDILRQDSNIILIGETREPQTASQLVNASNLGQLVFSTMHTNSAPATVSRMTSSLGINEGDIIDNLRGIVSQRLVRKLCTYCKEPDGESGFKKIGCDECNHTGFKDRVPIAEVVRFKLGHGGDFENPAEYMTVEKAAMAQYHAGFITKEDATAIIRGEEVWYD; encoded by the coding sequence ATGATAAAAAAAATAGTTTCAACTCTAAAAAATGTACCGAAAATTAGCTTTTTAAATAAAGATAAAAAATTACATAAAAAAGAAAAATCTGAAAAAATAGATTTTAAAAAAATTATAGAAAAACAAAAACATTCTTTTCTTGAATTTATAGGAAAAACTGAAGATACTGATACTCATTTATCTCATATAATTGAAGATATGATTAAAGATAAATTTCAATTAAAAGGTGGTTATGGAGATTTGATTGCGAATGAAGCAAAATATGCAGAGTTTGTAAGAAGTCTAGGATATGAATATTATGCAACTTATAGTGATTTATCAAAATATTATCAGGATACTTCTTTTCAATTAGATGAAAAAAAACTTGAATTTTGTACAACTATGTATATTATCACTTTAGAAGATAAAAAGAGTAAAAATAAAGTTTTAGGTATTAGAGATGTTGTAAATCTTGATTTTGAAATATTAAGTAAGTTCTATTTTACAAAAATAGTAGTTTTAGGGGAAGGAGTTTTATCATCTGTTTTTGGAGAAGATAGGGAGATTATTTTTAGTTCAAATAGTGATACTGAAAATGATGAAGAGATAAATAAATATTTTGACAAAATGATGGGACAAGCAATTTTGCTTGGAGCGTCTGATATACATATTCAAAAAACAAGTAGATATGCATCCCTTTGGTTTAGAATTGATGGTATCAAAGTTGATATGGGAACAATGCCTATTACTATTGCAAAAACTTTAAAAAGAAGACTTGTAACTATGGCTGACCAAGAAGATTCTGATTATGAGTCAATTAATGGGGTTATAAATTATGAATATGGTAAAAAAAATATCAAGTTTAGGCTTGGACTTATAAACTCAAAGTTAAATTTTTCATTAGTAATGAGGATGATTGGTGGAAGAGGAGTTGTTTCACATAATTTATCAGGACTTAATTATCCAGAAGAGACAATTAGAATTTTATCTAATTTAACAAAATATGCAAATGGGATGATATTAATTACAGGGCAAGTTGGAAGTGGTAAAACACATTTAATGTATGCCTTATTACAACAACTTGCAAAACAACAACAATATGTTATTACTATTGAAGATCCAGTTGAGTATGTGGATGAATCTTTCTTCCAAATTGATTTATCAGAGTTTGCAAGTGCAAGTGAAGAGTTTAAATATGGTTATCCTGAAGCAGTTGTTGATATTTTAAGACAAGATTCAAATATCATTCTAATTGGGGAAACAAGAGAGCCTCAAACAGCATCACAACTTGTTAATGCTTCTAACTTAGGTCAGTTAGTATTCTCAACTATGCATACAAACTCTGCTCCTGCAACAGTTTCAAGGATGACAAGTTCACTTGGAATTAATGAAGGGGATATTATTGATAACTTAAGAGGAATAGTATCTCAAAGATTAGTTAGAAAACTTTGTACATATTGTAAAGAACCAGATGGTGAAAGTGGATTTAAAAAAATTGGTTGTGATGAGTGTAATCACACAGGATTTAAAGATAGGGTACCAATTGCTGAGGTAGTTAGATTTAAATTAGGACATGGAGGAGATTTTGAAAATCCAGCTGAATATATGACGGTTGAAAAAGCAGCGATGGCTCAATATCATGCAGGATTTATAACAAAAGAGGATGCAACAGCTATTATTAGAGGGGAAGAAGTATGGTACGATTAG